In one Candidatus Omnitrophota bacterium genomic region, the following are encoded:
- a CDS encoding MerR family transcriptional regulator, whose product MNTRYYTTKDVLKKVGISRTTLFLWLWNKKVPDVKRNRNGHRVFTEIDIQRILNYKNKLTLPE is encoded by the coding sequence ATGAACACAAGATACTACACCACCAAAGACGTATTAAAGAAAGTCGGCATCTCGCGCACCACATTATTTTTGTGGCTGTGGAACAAAAAGGTCCCTGATGTCAAAAGAAACCGCAATGGCCACAGGGTGTTTACTGAAATCGATATCCAGCGTATTTTAAATTATAAAAATAAGCTTACTCTTCCAGAATAG
- a CDS encoding PilN domain-containing protein codes for MPLINLLPSELRKAKTAAQKTTKAASGIPKPTIHIKVDISFLKPVLWVIPVLLAVTGAVYAQAYFKEQKLKHLEEKLGNSKAISKKIAQLKQDIEKNAQAYSFLGRAVNNTKWSEKLERLTQIIPPQIWLSKLTVDSSTIKNSPAAKENRDAPKKSEKIVLEGSATSVIEAEIISAITNFIEKIKASPDFNQTFAVFKMGQLQSVKKGNLTVMNFTITCSSE; via the coding sequence ATGCCCTTAATAAACCTTTTGCCCAGTGAATTAAGGAAAGCAAAAACAGCCGCCCAGAAAACAACGAAAGCTGCTTCCGGGATCCCCAAGCCGACTATACATATTAAAGTAGACATTTCTTTCTTAAAACCTGTCCTTTGGGTGATACCGGTATTGCTGGCAGTAACTGGCGCTGTCTATGCCCAAGCCTATTTTAAAGAGCAAAAACTTAAACACCTTGAAGAAAAACTGGGAAACTCCAAAGCGATCTCCAAGAAAATAGCGCAATTAAAACAGGATATAGAAAAGAACGCGCAGGCCTATTCTTTTCTGGGCCGGGCAGTAAACAACACAAAATGGTCAGAAAAACTTGAGCGCCTTACTCAAATAATCCCTCCTCAGATATGGTTATCCAAATTAACTGTTGATTCTTCGACAATTAAGAATTCTCCCGCGGCTAAAGAAAACAGGGATGCGCCTAAGAAATCTGAAAAGATCGTCCTTGAGGGAAGCGCGACCAGCGTAATAGAAGCAGAAATTATTTCCGCTATAACAAACTTCATAGAAAAAATTAAAGCAAGCCCTGATTTTAATCAAACATTCGCTGTCTTTAAGATGGGGCAGCTGCAATCAGTCAAAAAAGGCAATTTAACGGTAATGAATTTCACTATTACCTGCTCGTCAGAATAA
- the pilO gene encoding type 4a pilus biogenesis protein PilO, whose amino-acid sequence MQSINEILNNPKVQKIIIIIVAAILVAAYYPFALSLWNKNKAIDEKISLSLQQINLGSHINVNQQATEEEFKKSQKQILQLADKFFISAEEIFVVLNKIAAATKISFKNIEPFERQKMEIPNRDDMYIDNLPVKVDIVCNYHQLITLLDKIEKTDKFISVEDIRIRGVPSNIWEHEVQINLKVPLLVANAK is encoded by the coding sequence ATGCAAAGTATAAACGAAATCTTAAATAATCCCAAGGTCCAGAAAATAATAATCATTATTGTTGCTGCGATATTAGTGGCTGCATATTACCCATTCGCATTATCATTGTGGAATAAAAACAAGGCCATTGATGAAAAGATTTCTCTGTCCTTACAACAAATAAATTTAGGCAGCCACATCAACGTTAACCAGCAAGCCACAGAAGAAGAATTTAAAAAATCGCAAAAACAAATCTTGCAGTTGGCGGATAAATTCTTCATAAGCGCCGAAGAAATATTTGTTGTGTTAAATAAGATCGCCGCAGCAACAAAGATAAGCTTTAAAAACATCGAGCCTTTTGAAAGGCAAAAAATGGAAATCCCCAACAGGGATGATATGTATATTGATAATTTACCGGTTAAAGTGGATATTGTCTGCAATTATCATCAATTAATCACGCTGTTGGACAAAATAGAAAAAACCGATAAATTCATAAGCGTTGAAGACATAAGGATCCGGGGGGTGCCTTCTAATATATGGGAACATGAGGTGCAAATTAACCTAAAAGTCCCCCTATTGGTGGCTAATGCTAAATAA
- a CDS encoding secretin and TonB N-terminal domain-containing protein, whose translation MQGKNSVSYQLSAFSFQLKTKKTIAIITLILFFMGMCPSLLLSQDQQETKTASNLISLNLRDVNIEDALKVIAQASGMNVILDKDVKATVNINLKNVTWNTALDNILKTNQLTYKIQENIIRVMTLDSLKKEDDTLPLSLKIISLNFARADEIQKSLTKMLSPRGNIEINASTNSLIISDSQETFPKLEEVISKLDTRIPQVMVETLIVSFKGSNTYRQGVDMTLMSNKHGTDRQYWQYPVGDQNGMAGVMDFSYAKPILSGLDLASTLRLFSEDARVNILANPKVMTLDNKEASIEILEQVPYQSQSTTEQGTVVSTSFKDAGLKILVTPHITKDQFISLAVKGEHSYIAAYVNNQPQIDARKIETNFMLKDGEVAVIGGLRKKDKTYTVTKVPVLGDIPFIGKILFSKIVKTDVDNELIIFISPHIMETNLASSSEQINYKGAHEELVGLTNKKKEALRNQAIENYFQTQQPPSPRKKQ comes from the coding sequence ATGCAGGGAAAAAATAGTGTCAGCTATCAGCTTTCAGCTTTCAGCTTTCAGCTAAAAACTAAAAAAACAATCGCTATAATTACCCTGATCCTATTCTTTATGGGAATGTGCCCGTCTCTTTTACTTTCCCAAGACCAGCAAGAAACAAAAACCGCATCTAATCTTATAAGCCTGAATTTGCGCGATGTGAATATTGAAGACGCGCTTAAAGTGATCGCCCAGGCAAGCGGGATGAATGTCATCTTGGATAAAGACGTCAAAGCGACAGTAAATATCAACCTTAAAAACGTTACCTGGAATACCGCGCTTGACAATATCCTCAAAACCAACCAATTAACCTATAAAATACAGGAAAACATTATCCGGGTGATGACCTTAGATTCTTTGAAAAAAGAGGACGACACCCTTCCCCTGTCTTTAAAAATCATTTCGCTTAATTTTGCCAGGGCCGATGAAATACAAAAATCATTAACCAAAATGCTTTCTCCCCGCGGCAATATTGAAATAAACGCCTCCACAAATTCTCTGATCATAAGCGATTCGCAAGAAACATTCCCCAAGCTTGAAGAAGTAATCTCCAAGCTTGACACCCGCATCCCGCAGGTCATGGTAGAAACCCTGATCGTCAGTTTTAAAGGCAGCAACACCTACCGACAAGGCGTGGATATGACCCTTATGAGCAACAAACACGGCACAGACCGCCAATATTGGCAATATCCTGTGGGCGATCAAAACGGAATGGCCGGAGTTATGGATTTTTCCTATGCCAAGCCTATTCTATCAGGATTAGACCTAGCCAGCACCTTAAGGCTTTTTTCCGAAGATGCCCGGGTAAACATCCTGGCCAATCCTAAAGTAATGACCCTGGATAACAAAGAAGCCTCCATAGAAATTCTTGAACAAGTCCCTTATCAATCTCAATCTACCACAGAACAAGGAACCGTGGTCAGCACCTCATTTAAAGATGCTGGCTTAAAAATATTGGTTACCCCGCATATTACAAAAGATCAGTTTATCTCTTTAGCGGTAAAAGGCGAACACAGTTATATCGCAGCCTACGTTAATAACCAGCCGCAGATAGATGCCAGAAAAATAGAAACAAATTTCATGCTAAAAGACGGAGAAGTAGCGGTAATCGGTGGTTTACGTAAAAAAGACAAGACTTACACCGTAACTAAAGTCCCTGTCTTAGGGGATATCCCTTTTATCGGAAAGATTTTATTCAGTAAAATAGTCAAAACAGACGTAGATAATGAATTAATAATTTTTATCTCCCCGCACATCATGGAAACCAACCTAGCAAGCTCTTCCGAGCAGATAAATTACAAAGGCGCACATGAAGAATTAGTAGGCCTGACAAACAAGAAAAAAGAAGCATTAAGAAATCAGGCTATTGAAAATTATTTTCAAACGCAGCAACCGCCTTCCCCAAGAAAGAAGCAATGA
- a CDS encoding pilus assembly protein PilM, with amino-acid sequence MKMKFPFFSKKPSKSIGLDIGSSQLKLIELDATKNSAQVTSMAMQDIRQSKNISDEIKKIFNDNKISSSKVNVAVSGDGVIARYLSMPKMSYDELKKAISYELEEHIPFKPEEVYTDFFITGEDTTAKNKMHVFLVATKKELLDKYISMLEKAELTPKIITMDALCLMNIFCFNYPDKIKSNVTVLNIGERTTNLIITRDKTPYFVRDTRFGGETVTSIIQNKLNIAKDAAEEIKLKLSSQDIELAKTIKTTLATLLNEIFVSIDFYENLTEKKIDEIYLSGGSCLLYGLKEFLSGYLGIQINPLDPFKNITFAPSIAKEKIAEQAPFMAVAAGLALEEA; translated from the coding sequence ATGAAAATGAAATTCCCTTTCTTCTCCAAAAAGCCCAGTAAGTCAATCGGCCTGGATATCGGAAGCTCCCAGCTAAAACTTATTGAGCTTGACGCGACAAAAAACTCGGCACAGGTTACATCCATGGCCATGCAGGATATCCGCCAGTCTAAAAACATATCCGATGAAATAAAAAAGATCTTTAACGATAATAAGATCTCCTCAAGCAAGGTCAACGTGGCTGTTTCCGGAGATGGAGTGATCGCTCGGTATTTATCCATGCCCAAGATGAGTTATGATGAATTAAAAAAAGCCATAAGTTACGAGCTTGAGGAACATATACCCTTTAAGCCGGAAGAAGTATACACGGATTTCTTTATTACCGGAGAGGACACAACAGCTAAGAATAAAATGCATGTCTTTTTGGTAGCCACAAAAAAAGAGCTGTTGGACAAGTATATTTCAATGCTGGAAAAAGCGGAATTAACGCCCAAGATAATAACTATGGACGCGTTGTGTTTGATGAATATATTCTGCTTTAACTATCCTGATAAAATAAAATCTAACGTTACAGTGCTGAATATAGGCGAGAGAACCACTAATCTTATTATCACCAGGGACAAAACTCCCTATTTTGTGCGCGATACCCGCTTTGGGGGAGAGACTGTTACCTCCATTATCCAGAATAAACTCAATATCGCTAAGGATGCCGCCGAAGAAATAAAATTAAAATTAAGTTCGCAGGATATAGAATTGGCCAAAACCATAAAAACCACACTAGCCACGCTTCTAAATGAAATATTTGTCTCTATTGATTTTTACGAAAACTTAACCGAGAAAAAGATTGATGAGATTTATCTGTCCGGTGGGTCATGCTTACTCTATGGCCTTAAGGAATTCCTAAGCGGATATTTGGGCATCCAAATCAACCCTCTTGACCCCTTCAAAAATATCACCTTTGCGCCTTCCATAGCAAAAGAGAAGATCGCTGAACAAGCGCCTTTCATGGCAGTTGCCGCGGGTTTAGCCCTAGAAGAAGCATAA
- a CDS encoding type II secretion system F family protein, which translates to MAKFTYTARDQKAQSITGVIEAQEKSSAVKELKKRGLTIIDLFEGEGQKKFSSLSFGGAKIKSMDLVVFSRQLATLIDSGVSLITALNVLHDQVENPKLKEIIVNIKNDIESGNSLSASFAKYPKAFPGIFTNMIKAGESSGSLNEILERVADYLERSENLSRKVKSSMTYPTLVVGMAGIIIAFLMIKVVPTFKNIFTSLGGNLPAPTQFLITASDLSVRYFPVLFILVIVGIVALNRYISSASGRINFDSFKLKMPIFGVIISKICISRFTRTLATLVKSGVSILEAFEIAGKVSGNKIIEMATEQIRSNMRAGENISEPMEETGKFPPFVVKMIAVGEQTGELERMLTKISDYYETQVNDSMSEMTSMIEPLIISFLGVTIGFIVVAMFMPIFQLTTLINK; encoded by the coding sequence ATGGCAAAATTTACTTATACTGCGCGCGACCAAAAGGCCCAATCCATAACCGGGGTTATTGAAGCTCAAGAAAAATCCTCTGCCGTTAAAGAGCTTAAGAAACGGGGCTTGACCATTATTGATCTTTTTGAAGGCGAGGGGCAAAAGAAATTTAGCTCCCTATCATTTGGTGGGGCAAAGATAAAATCCATGGATTTGGTTGTTTTTTCCCGACAGCTGGCTACTCTTATTGATTCCGGAGTATCCCTGATCACAGCTTTAAATGTGCTCCATGATCAAGTGGAGAATCCTAAGTTAAAAGAGATAATTGTGAACATTAAGAATGATATTGAGTCTGGAAACAGCCTTTCCGCCTCTTTCGCCAAATATCCCAAGGCATTTCCGGGGATATTCACAAACATGATCAAGGCCGGCGAATCAAGCGGCAGCCTTAATGAAATATTGGAGAGGGTCGCAGATTATCTGGAGCGTTCGGAAAACCTTTCACGTAAAGTAAAATCCAGCATGACTTATCCTACCCTGGTTGTAGGCATGGCGGGCATTATTATAGCTTTCTTGATGATCAAGGTGGTACCGACTTTTAAGAATATCTTTACTAGCCTGGGAGGAAACCTTCCGGCTCCTACCCAATTTTTAATTACAGCCAGCGACCTATCCGTTAGGTATTTTCCTGTTTTATTTATTCTTGTAATTGTGGGGATTGTGGCCTTGAACAGGTATATCAGCTCTGCTTCAGGCAGGATAAATTTTGACAGTTTTAAGCTTAAAATGCCTATATTCGGGGTGATTATAAGTAAAATCTGCATTAGTCGCTTTACCCGCACATTAGCAACATTGGTAAAAAGCGGGGTAAGTATTTTAGAGGCATTTGAAATAGCGGGTAAGGTTTCAGGAAACAAAATAATTGAAATGGCTACCGAGCAGATAAGGTCAAACATGCGAGCGGGAGAGAATATTTCAGAGCCGATGGAAGAGACCGGAAAATTCCCGCCTTTTGTAGTTAAGATGATAGCCGTGGGAGAGCAGACAGGCGAATTAGAAAGAATGCTTACTAAGATTTCAGATTATTACGAGACGCAAGTCAATGATTCTATGTCTGAAATGACCTCTATGATCGAACCTTTGATAATTTCCTTTCTTGGGGTAACTATCGGTTTTATTGTGGTGGCGATGTTCATGCCGATATTCCAGTTAACCACCCTTATAAATAAATAA